ctccgcgTGCCCCTCGTCTCATTGTCGTATCCTCTCCACCTTTTGATATGATAACAAAGGATAGAGTTAGGGTGGCCCGAGGACATGAAACCCAAAACCTGGGGTAGGGAACTCCTGAAGAGGAGCTGAATGCTGAAAGCCAGGGGTTACAGTACCTTTTGAGAACTCCCGACTCCATCCAGAGTGGTGGCCTCAGCTAGCGGCTGAATGCGCCTCACACAGCCACCTTCTGCAATCATGGCATTGATGGGGAATACGATTGGTTTTTGTCTCCCCTGTTTGTGTCACGTCGCATATAAGCGATTTTTCGttgtctctctttctttctgtcCCGTTTGCttgggagaaaaaaagaaggaagcagATTTTGCGATTGCGTACACTAGGTATTCTATACGGTTGGGCGGTGACTGAGGCGAATGTTATCTTGTTGAATACGCCGCTTGCCGCGGCAGCCATGAGTTGTCATGCCATGTCTGGTGGATGAATGATACTCGTCAaacaggtacctacctacactacaggAATACGAACCCAAGGCCATTAAGGGCTACACTATACACTACTGTAATCCGCTATGATGGAATACGGGcgtagtgtagtgtggtAACAACGTCTCTCAGTGGATCGTCCGGCGATGAGCGATTGCTCCGCGGCTACACGCTTCAAAATCcgagtggtggtgctggtcaGTGAAGTCTTTGATACTGGCTCCCGTTCGCCCAGGTCCGTTGTCGTCCgctgtggtgtggtgtggtggttcCTGTGGTTCCTGCCGATCATCACCGGCGGCGTCCTAGGTTCTGCCAAGCGGGGATCGGATTTGCTTCTGGACCATGGCGTGCTAATCCACTTGCCGGACCTCCCATCCAACTGAataggtatgtacactacagaaTATGATACTACAGAGTGAGGGATTAACATAGCCAGCTGCCCGGGGATATGGATGTGAGAAGCGGACAGAGCGGGATGGCATGTCTTGGAAGATGGTCGACTCATCACGCTAAAATCTCTGAACAGCGGTTCTGCTCCGAGGGTTTGGCCGTTTGGATGGGCAGGTGAAGCTCACCAATCGCGAGACCGGACGGGGGCTTCAACATGTCACTCTGCGGAGGCGTGGCAGTGGCACAGGCCTCTTTCATGCGTGCGAGTTTGTACCCTAGCGAGGAAAGGGGCGAGTGTTTCAGAACGAGAGGCTGCCATCCCTCCCTTTTCGCAGTGGAGTAGGTGCTCTGGGAGGCCCCTCGCtggaaaaagaggaagcggCCCACGTGAAAATGCCAATCGGGCGGctccatacctctaggtaccagCTGGCTCCACCGGCTGCCACTCTGGCTTGGCCAATCATGGACGACAGGGGACCGCCAGCTGGAGGTTGCATGCGTCAGCGTTTGGAATACCACAGCAGCGGGATTGGATCATTGGATGCACACTGCGTCTACCACTGACTGCCGCTGCTACCTACTGCACCACTACCGCCGAGTTGTGCGCCTGTTTTTGGATTTCCCGTCTCTTTTCCACTGGCTTGCTTGCGCTTTGGGCGTTTGACAACAACGAGTGAATGACCAGTGGCAGCCCAAAGGATCTCTCCCGTCTGATGGCAGTCACACTGGTGACCAAGGGCCATCACACCATGGGGACGGGAAAGGGACGTATCGATGCCCTGTCTCATCAGTCTCATTGCAGAGCGGTTCTGCCGTGACCAGAGAAGTAGTCTTCCATTCAAGTGATCGTCCTCCATCACGTCTGGCCAAATCCAATCCACATTTGTCCCATTACACATTACACATTATACATGCACCGAGATCGCACAGATCGAACAAGCACTCATTCACTGGACGGGAGCGAGGACGGCAGTTCTACACGTACATAGTagagtagtgtagtgtacgtacACAGTATCACCGCCGCCATTTACCCACCACCGCCCACTTCTTCCAAATCCGGCAAACCGCAAGTAGGAGAAATCCGCGAGACTTCCAGAAGCCAAACCCAAGAAGCAGCTTAGTGATCCAAAGTGGCCATGGCATCGCGAGAGCGAGCGAGGTGTGCTCCGGGATATCCAGCACGCAGACCACTCAGCGTCGTCAGACGGCATGGTACCTGCAGTGACAAGACCCCTAAGGTGGAGGGGTTGTGTGGAAAAAAACGCAGGGGGCTAGGGGTGTTCACAGGCTACGCAGTAGATGGACAGGGAATGTAAACACACACAAGATCCGCCGAGCGGGTGTGGTGTCCAGTGGGTGGCGTTcgaaacaaaaaaaggtACCTGCATGGGGTGCGCTACCGGCAACGGCCCCTCCCACCCAATCGACTCTAGACGAACCGGCAGCTGGGAAACATAAAAGTCATCCAACTCCCCCTCAACACCTCATCTCTGTTTCTTGACGATCACGGCACTCCCTTACACgtctttcctctctctctctctctcttcgaCCTTAAGTCACCCACCCCGTCAAGGGATTTCAAAAACACCCTTCTCTGCATTCCAGTCCTGCTCGGCTCTTCAGCCATTGTCTCAGCGTATTCCTAGCCCGGTGCTTGACTACGACCTGCCTGACCTTTCGTCTTGACTCAGACGAGCCATTCACCCACCAACCTGATTAGCCACTCGACGGAACGGCACGACCTTATTCATTCCTTCCTATTGTTCACTTGCGTCAATAGCATAGAGCAGTGCTCATCTATCGACCCGGCAACAAGCAAACaaactctctctctcaaaaACCACTCGACAACAACTAGACTTCGACTTTACGGTCCACCACACTCCCTCAACaacgagaaaggaaagaacaaCTAGATCTACCATCAATCACCATGATGTACAACACCTTCACCACCGGTCTCGTGGCTACCCTGCTTGCAGGTGCTCAGATCGCCTCCGCCCACATCGAAATGTCCTATCCTCCCCCCTTCAGGTCCAAGTTCAACCCCAACGCCGACCCCGGCAAGATCGACTACTCCATGACGGCTCCCCTCAAGGATACCGGCGCCGACTATCCTTGCAAGGGCTACCAGGTCGACTTTGGCACTCCTTCCGGCAAGAGCACCGCTACCTTTGTCCCTGGCCAGACCTACAACATGACCACTGCCGGCACTGCCACCCACGGCGGCGGTTCTTGCCAGCTCTCTCTCAGCTACGACAAGGGCGCTACCTTCACCGTCATCGAGTCCTACATTGGTGACTGCCCTCTTGCTGGCAAGTACGACTTCACCATCCCTGCCGATGCTCAGTCCGGCGACGCCATCTTTGCTTGGACCTGGCACAACAGAATCGGCAACCGCGAGATGTACATGAACTGTGCCCCCGTCACCATCGCTGCTAACAACAAGCGTGACGTTGCTGGTGCCGCCTTCTCCACTCGCCCTCAGATCTTTGTCGCCAATGTCGGTAACGGCTGCAAGACCGACGAGAACTTTGACGTCCAGTACCCCCAGCCCGGCCCTAATGTTGTGAAGGCTTCGGATGCTCCCGTCAAGGGCCCTGAGGGCAGCTGCGGTGcctctgctgctcctgccgGTGGCTCTgactccggctccggctccggctccggctccggctctggctctggctctggctctggctctggtgcctccagctccagctctgtcgctgctgctcccgTCACCACCAGTGCTGCCGCTCAGACcagcgctgctgctggcggtaACCCCGGCGGTATCTTCATCACTGCTCCCTCCGACGGTTCCAACCAGGGCGgcatcttcctcccctctGCCACCGACATTGTCAACGCCCCTAGCTCCAGCGCCGCCGCTGTCGTGAGCTCCGCCTCTGTCTCCGTTCCCGCTGTCGCCACCTCTGCTCCTGCCGTCGCTACCACCCAGGCTCCCGTTCAGACCACCCTCCAGAGCATCGCCAAGCCCAGCACCACCGTCGTCAGTGCTCCCGCTCCTATTGCGACCGGCACCGCTCCCGGCAATGGCACTGGCTCTGGTTCTGGCTCCGGCTCTACTGCTGGCGCCTACGCTGTTGGCACCGCCTGCACCACCGAGGGCGCCTGGAACTGCATCGGCGGCTCCTCCTTCCAGCGCTGCGCCAGCGGCGCCTGGTCCGCCGTCACGCAGATGGCTGCCGGCACTAGCTGCTCCGCCGGCGAGAGCGCCCAGCTCAAGATGATCGCCAAGAAGCACCTTGGTCGTTACCAGAGGCGTCATGGGTATGCTCACCTCTCCAACTAAGAAGTCAACATTGTAAAGGAGGGGACAGCACAGCGTCATATGATACCCCGCATGTAAAGCACCTATCTTCCGTTTGTTTTGTCTTTTTACCTTGAAACATTCAGGCTTTGGTCAGCTAgctggcttttttttttcacttttgCCGATCTTTGATCGATTTCAAACTTCACTTCGCACATTCTTTTTTCGCCGCAAGTTTATATAACCCGTGCTACACCTGGCAAGTTGTACTTGGATAGGTCGTACACTTTTTTCAAATCCCAACTTCTTTCTGAATATTTCAAGATCCAAAGACATCGAacgaacaaacaaacaaacaaacaacggAGATTTGGGGCGTGTGTGCTGAGAGGAGGCAGTAGGTTGACTAGAGACAAGCAAAGACAGCATTTCATGACAAGGCGTTTTTCAAATTTTCACGTTATGATGACAAAAGTGGGAGGCACAGCTGGCTTGTTGATGACCATACAAGGAATACcatgggaggaagaaggaactcGGATAGGAATTTGGCTGGGCGGGACAAATGGATTCACTCGTTTCGCTGTACATAGACTAGGATTGGTAACAGAAAAAAACATGCAATTACTGCATTCGTTCATCTTACAAGAACCAAACTCTGTGCTGCTCCTCATTGGTGAATTTCAAGAAATGAGCATCTTGTAGGAATGAACGACTGGCTTTGAACGATTCATATGGGCGGTGCGTTCGCCACGATGCCTGGTGCTAGGGATTGGCAAGGTCTAAATCCTTACACATCCTGACGAATGGATCACTAGGACTCGCAAAAGCTGAAGCCAACGCGGCCAAAGTGAGCAAGGCATGTGTCTCGGATCAAGAACTCGCACGCACAATGGTGCAATGGCGCCCCCTTTTGCTGTCAGCCGAAATCATTCGGCGAAAGAAGGTCGCCCCTCCCAGCGCGAACTGGATCGAGCTCACCCCCATCGTCTGTAACCATGAACGCGGACGTCGCCAGCTGGGAAAAGGAAGTGGTCGCCGGAGATGAGCACATCTTCAAGATCGCTTTCACTATCGTCGCGTCCATCATGAGTAAGCTGAATCTCCGCAATAGCCGCACCACCTATCTCGCCGGCGTTTTTCTCGGGCTTTACACAAGCGGAAATCGCCGCCGAGGTCCAACGCAcaggaaaggaggagaaacaAGCAGACTAAATCGCCTAGGAAACCCCAGATGAAAAGGAGAAGCGACAATTCGATGACAACAAATGGAGAAGGGATAGAGATCATTTTGCCAATGAAACTCTAGAGCACCGTAAAACCAGGCTGGAACCAAAGAAAAGGTATCGCGAGAGGGAGAAACTCCTGAAAAGTCGACCTGTTCCGTCAAATTGAGATACCACCTCTCTAAGGTCCTGGACTCAGGTGCGTGGCCTATTATGAGCCTTGCGTGTTCTGTACCAGCTTCCCGAGTTATGTCATTGGCCGCTCTTCCTCTAAACGACTAGAAGGATACCGACTTGGAATATCCGAATTATTAACCCCTATTATCGAAGTAATTAGACAACGCTtttaaggaagagggtacGAAGTTTCTCTACAAGACTAGTGCCTTTAGGGAGTGCGGCGGACGAATATCGGTTGTCCAAGGCTGTTAGCCTTGATGTTGCTCATTTTCAAGTCTCCGGCAAAAAGCTCGTCTAAGGTTGTAATCCCCTAGAGAAGGATCCCGCGTCGTAGAGCAATAACCAGGAGTCGGTGTGACAAAGAAGATAATCTTTTGATGTTGCTGTGGAGTGGATCGAAAGAGCAAAACATGGAAGTTTTCTGGCTataactcctcctcctctctttccCAACGTAGCGGAGTCGCAATGCAGGTTGGACTTCAAGCGCGAGGCCAGGTTGGCATATAACAAGGAGTACAAGAAGAACCGCCTCGACAATGAGACGCCAGATGAACGGGAGGCTACCTAGGCTGgcaaggaagagggagattgATAGGAAGCTTATGATAACGAAACCGCGGAGCAACGCGCTGCAACAAATGCGAAAATAAGTCAGCGCCACAAAGACAAGAACGCGGCAGAAACGAAGGAATCTTCTCGGCTAGTGAGGTGTTTATTGAGATCAAGGACTTTGAGGTAATGTGATTAGTGGCTGTCCGTCAACCGGGCGGAATGAAATAAACCTACCCAACCGGGCTGGTGTTTCCCGCGAGGGATACCGTCCCGCCATGCTGACGAACTTTGAAGAGACCTACCCGGTGATTGAGAAGCAATCGTGGAACTCGTCATTTGATGTTCTTAGCCAAATTTCAATAAGTTCCCATAATGTCTCATCAGAACTCATCACGGCCCGTGCCCTAGTCACCCAATGACAGGTGTTAGACAGGATGGTTTTTACCTACCCCCGTACACACACCTCGGTGTGGTCGCTGAACATGGTGAACATCGCCGAACACTAAGGGTGTCGGTGGCCAGCTAGCTTGTACGTACAGATCGAATTCGCCAATTGAAAAGCAAGAATGGGTTGGTGAACTCGAAGCTGAAACTGAACCGTTCATGAGCATGGAGGAAGGTGTGATGAACTGGGAGCAGACCCCCTACAGTCTCTCCTTTGGGCTCGCCTACTATACTTAACGGTTTAGTAGATCGTATCAAGGTATCAGTTACTTTGGTTCCTCCTCCCGACTGGTCTCAGATTTCAATGAACTTGGTTCATGATTCTTCAAATTATTGGATTCATGAAAGCACCTGCCAATCGGGTACTGACCATTGCTTCCTTCCCACTGTCGCTGTGATAACTGCAGGAGTAACACGGAAATTACCACATCCAAAATCGTTCTTTCCCATTGGAAGACCTCATCATCACTGGAGGTAACTTCCCGAACTGGATTCTGGCTTTCTACTGGGGTCTACACCCAGTGGAGTATTGGATATATAAGCCCATCCCCAAGCCAGGATAACCGTCGAAAGCCCGCATGGCTCAGTGGTAGAGCGCATCACTAGTAGCGTCATAACCGACAATACATGATGAGGTCGTCAGTTCGATTCTGGCTGTGGGCATTTTTTTGTGCACTAAGGTTCCTTTTTTGCCTGTCTTTGGGTGtattttgtttttcttttttgctgAGCTTCAAGGGAACGCCACGATGTGGCCATCAACCTGTTTCTACAGGTGTGGGTGGTCGCGTATAGAGCAAAAGTCGGGTCGGCGGGACCAACAAGTATGGCTAGCGTGCAGTGCTCGGTTGTAGAAAAGTTGTAGGCGACGCTAACATCGATTGCGATGGCAGTTCTAGCGACGATAGAGTAGAGTACCGTATGCAAGATGCCCGAATTCTTGTTGTGCACGAGTCCGAAACGGGGGGCCAAAGGAGGAACTTGGTAGCGGTTATGCGTAGTCGACTTCTTCAACCAAGATCCGCCGAAGCGAACTCTTCGGATCCGTCAACCAAGCTCGGCTGATTGAACCGGTTGCGCGGAAGGTTGAAATGGCCGTAAGTAGTCTCGAACATGTAAGCTCACCACACGATCTTTTGCGCAGCCTTGTGAGTACCTCTGAGAGCAGAAAGGGGCGCCGGATGAGTTTTGATGTATACAGGCTACGAGAGTGGTCGCTTCTGCTGGTGAGAGATACCATGGAGTTATGATGTGATACGCTTAATTCGTTTTTTGCTCATCGTCCACGTTCATGTCCTCGACCTGTCTTCGAGGAGCTTCGTTGAACAGACTATGGACCGCGGCCCATCTTATCCGCCGCTTATAGTTTCGAAGCTCCGCTGGGGTCGGCTGTTGTGGGTATGATTTGTCTTGTTCCATGATTTTGTTCATGGTTGTGTTCATTTAAAAGCGGCCCAGATACTGCGCTGGCTTCATCATTACGCAAGACGTTAAGCGCTAGCTCGGCCTCCCTCGTTGCAATGCGGTCTTGGTTCTCCTCTTCGCCTAGGGCGATGGCCGAAACGTCCAGTGTCCGTATCGGATCGATGTAGTATCGTTCCACTGTCCGGGCCTCTGGATCATGGTTCAGCAGCGCTCTGGCACTCTTGATGCCAACTCTTCTGTGTTTGGCGAACGGCCAGAGGTGAGAGTACCCTCCGTCGCGGGGAAACGCATCTTGGAAACGGCCAAAGAAGCTTGAATGGACATGATGCAGCTAGACACAAGGGCGTTCGCACTCCTTCGTCTCAGTGAGTAAAACGTGATGCTTTGTGGGAAACCGAGTTTCATTCCTCGGTCTTTGAGGTAGAGTGTCAGCGAGTTCGCACTGACGGGTTTGTTTGTCTGATACAACCCCATCCCCTTCAGCCCTTGAATTGTAGGATGACCGGGTCGTCCAGGTATCTctccttgatgatgatgttgcgcCGATCTCCATCCAAAAGCTCGTCAATGGTGCTGTAATGCTTGAAAATTCCCCTCCGGCCCTCCGGGAGGGCGATCACCAGAAGCCTCTGATGCAGGACAGACAGAAACATACTATCTGCCTATTGGGCAGGCATGATGTTAAAACATTATGTGCGCATGGCATTGGGCTTAAAAGCTGAACGCTCAGCGTCATGGTCGTAGTTGGTCCCGAGACAACGAATGGTGAGCCTGACCTCGAACATCCCCGAGGCTCTCTCCACGGGAGATGGGAACGCCCTTCCTATTTAAGAACATGCCGTTGTCGTGCATACCGGACCAGCCGATGCTGCCTGATTGAAGAGCACATATGCGGCCCAAAGCCCAAGCAATATGGTGGACCTCGGCCACTTCTCGAGATCCCGTGTGGAGGATATCGTGATCGATCAGCATCCGCAATTCTGGGAGGCCGACGTCGTTGCAGTAAGTTCGTTTGGACCTGGTGCCGGTCTCCAGAAGTCCCTCGGCCGCAATACTGTTCCTGAGCGTTGCCAGGGAGAACTTTGGCCCCTCGTGAAGAGTCCATGTTCTGTTGGCCCAGAAAATGAATGCGTCCCAATACTGGGTATAGTAGAGATATTCCAAATATTCGGGATTTTCCATCTGGTCTTCCAATTTTAAAGGCCTGTCGTCTAAGACAGAAGGCCATATGAAGACGACAAGAGCCATTAGGCGACACCCATCAGATGGAagattatataggtagtattGTAAGTTCTTGCTATTGTCCTATATCGCTTCTAACCGAGGAAAGTTTCTCTTTTAAAAGGGAATGTGTGAACAATCGCATATAAGGGCGCCTGGGACTCTCATCAGGGTCTTCAGGGCGACATCTTTACGGGTTCGCTCTCCAGGTCGGCGCCCTTTTAAAACCCCTCACAGCAACTGGAGTAATTGACAGGTGGTGGATAGTATGGAGAGGGGACTCCCCTTCCGCGTGCCACTATCCAGGCCATACTCCCTTCCCAACTCGTCTGATACCAAAGCCACTAATCTTTGATGCTCTCGAGCGACTAGAACTGTGTGATTCCCGGACATTGCCAACGCAACCAGCCAGATCAAGCCATACCAGACTATACAGTCTAACGAGACAGCAGATCTACTACTGTGTAAACCGCTCACAGCAATATTTCCAATAGACTTCTCATATCCGGCTTCCGACAGCATTCTATGCCGGTCGTCTTCGGATATAACCATATACAGCGCGGCCTTTTTGGGCGTAACGCTATCCCGACCAGCGAAATAACAATTTTTGTTGATATGTCGGGTAacaaagtaattatagtgGATCATAGCGCGGATCCAGTCGTCTGCAGAGTAGCCACCCCAGCTACACTCTTTGGAAAAATCCTGGGTATAGCGAAATGTGCCATTGAAATTTGTGCCTATGGTGGAGGTTTTGAGGTGGTGAGGTACATTGCGAGAAAGGCGGCCGTAAAATGAATCTTGTTTCGGTTCCCTGGGCGGCGTTGTTCTGGTGTAGGGTTCTTTAAGTCTCCGACCCGGATGGTATATAGAGTCTAAGGGACCTCCGGCGCTTTAACGATAAAATCCAGGATGTGACCGTACTGTGGGTGTGTAAAGGATTGGGGGAAATCCCCCAAGTATAGCACGAAGACACAAGAACATCGCCGCCACGAATGAAGACGGTCCGAGACCTGAGATAGAAGTCAACTAATACGAGTACACTACCATAGACCTTACTATTC
The Neurospora crassa OR74A linkage group II, whole genome shotgun sequence DNA segment above includes these coding regions:
- a CDS encoding endoglucanase produces the protein MMYNTFTTGLVATLLAGAQIASAHIEMSYPPPFRSKFNPNADPGKIDYSMTAPLKDTGADYPCKGYQVDFGTPSGKSTATFVPGQTYNMTTAGTATHGGGSCQLSLSYDKGATFTVIESYIGDCPLAGKYDFTIPADAQSGDAIFAWTWHNRIGNREMYMNCAPVTIAANNKRDVAGAAFSTRPQIFVANVGNGCKTDENFDVQYPQPGPNVVKASDAPVKGPEGSCGASAAPAGGSDSGSGSGSGSGSGSGSGSGSGASSSSSVAAAPVTTSAAAQTSAAAGGNPGGIFITAPSDGSNQGGIFLPSATDIVNAPSSSAAAVVSSASVSVPAVATSAPAVATTQAPVQTTLQSIAKPSTTVVSAPAPIATGTAPGNGTGSGSGSGSTAGAYAVGTACTTEGAWNCIGGSSFQRCASGAWSAVTQMAAGTSCSAGESAQLKMIAKKHLGRYQRRHGYAHLSN